TAGTGACATCGGATTGGGGTGTCAAGGCGTTTTCCCTGGCACCCGGCCGCCCCTCAAGGCGACACAATCAAAAGCCTATGCGAACGTTTCAGTTTCGTCAATGAAACGTGGATTTTGTCCAGGAAAAAGAAAAGGGCCGCCCCTGAGGCGGCCCCACTTTTTAGACTGATGGCTAGAGTTAGCGCCCCGCGTCAGGACGTTTCTTCGGTCGTCTCGCTGCTCTCGGCACCGATATCGCCGGTGATCTCCTCCAGCTCCGCACTGATGCCGCGACGCTTGCGGCGACGCTCCTCGTGGTACGCCAAGCCGGTTCCGGCAGGGATCAGACGACCGACAATCACGTTTTCCTTCAGGCCGCGCAGCTGGTCCCGGGTTCCGCGCACGGACGCTTCGGTAAGCACCCGCGTGGTTTCCTGGAACGAGGCTGCCGAAATGAACGACTCCGTGGCCAGCGACGCCTTGGTGATCCCCAGCAGCACCCGCTCGTAGCGAGCCGGCGCTTCGTCGTTGGCCTCGGCCTTTTCGTTGTTGTCCAGCACGCGATTGCGCTCGAGCTGCTCGCCGCGCAGCATGTTGGTGTCGCCCGACTCCAAAATCTGCACCTTACGCAACATCTGACGGATGATCGCCTCGATGTGCTTGTCGTTGATTTTCACACCCTGCAGTCGGTAGACGTCCTGAATTTCCTTCACCAGGTAGTCGGCCAGGGCCTCAACGCCGAGCAAACGCAGGATGTCATGCGGGTTGAGCTCACCGTCAACCACCACTTCACCCTTCTCCACGTGTTCACCTTCGAACACTAAGATGTTGCGCCACTTCGGAATCAGCTCTTCCGTTGCATCACCGTCCTTATCGGTGATTACCAGCCGCTGCTTGCCTTTGGTGTCCTTACCGAAGCTGACGATACCGGTCGCTTCGGCCAGCACCGCCTGCTCCTTAGGCTTGCGAGCCTCGAACAGGTCGGCCACGCGGGGCAGACCACCGGTGATGTCGCGGGTTTTGCTGGAGGCCTGCGGAATCCGCGCCACCACGTCACCCACGCCCACCTCAGCCCCGTCCTGCAGGCTGATGATCGCGCCTGCCGGCAGGAAGTACTGCGCCGGTAGATCGGTGTCGGCCAGGCACAGCTCTTTGCCCTTCTTGTCGACCAGGGTCACCAGCGGCCGCAGGTCTTTACCGGCACTGCCACGGGTCTTGGGATCGGTTACAACAAAGTTCTGCAGACCCGTGATGTCGTCCACCTGCTCGTCTACGGTCACGCCGTCAACAAAATCGGTGAATTTCAGGATACCCGCGACCTCGGTCACGATCGGATGGGTATGCGGATCCCAGTTGGCGATGGTTTGGCCAGCCGTCACATCGTCGCCGTCCTTGATGCTGAGCACCGCGCCGTAGGGCACCTTGTAGCGCTCTTTCTCGCGCATCTGCTCGTCGATCACGGAGATCTCGCCGGAGCGGGATACCGCCACCAGGTGGCCTTCGTTGTGCTGCACAAACTTCAGATTGTGCAGGCGGGTCGAACCGTTGGACTTGACCGCCACGTGGTCCACCGCAGCCGCACTAGATGCCGCACCACCGATGTGGAAGGTCCGCATGGTCAGCTGGGTGCCCGGCTCGCCGATACTCTGAGCCGCGATGACGCCGATCGACTCACCGAGGTTCACCAGGTGACCTCGGGCGAGGTCGCGCCCGTAGCACATGGCGCACACGCCAAAGCGGGTTTCGCAGGTGATCGGCGAGCGGACCTTGATGGAATCTACGCCCATCTCGTCGAGTTTTTTCACCCATGCCTCGTCCAGCAGCGTGTTGCGCGGGACCGCAGGATCTTCGCCGTCTTTCTGCGAAGGTGCCCAGGTGTCCTCAGCAACCACGCGACCCAGCACGCGATCGGCCAGGGCTTCGACCACGTCACCGCCTTCAACGATCGGCGTCATGGTGAGACCGGCTTCGGTTTTGCAGTCAGGCTCGGTGACAACTACGTCCTGCGCCACGTCCACCAGACGCCGGGTCAGATACCCGGAGTTGGCGGTCTTCAGTGCCGTGTCGGCCAGACCCTTCCGGGCGCCGTGCGTCGAGATGAAGTATTGCAGTACGTTCAGACCCTCACGGAAGTTTGCCGTGATCGGCGTCTCGATGATCGAGCCATCCGGCTTGGCCATCAGGCCCCGCATGCCCGCCAGCTGGCGGATCTGCGCAGCGGAACCCCGCGCGCCTGAGTCGGCCATGATGAAGATCGAGTTCATCGAAGGCTGATCCACCTTGTTGCCCTCGGCGTCTTCCACGTGGTCCGTACCCAGGTGGTCCATCATGGCTTTCGCCACCTGCTCGTTGGTGCGCGACCAGATGTCGACGACCTTGTTGTAGCGCTCGCCGCTGGTCACGAGACCGGAAGCATACTGCTCCTGAATCTCCACCACTTCGGTATCGGCATCGTCGAGAATTTTCTTCTTCTCTTCCGGCACCTTGAGGTCGACCACACCGATCGAGACGCCCGCCTTCGTGGCGTAGTGGAATCCGGTGTACATCAGGCGGTCGGCGAAGACCACGCTGGCCTTCAGGCCGAGGCGTCGGTAGCACTCGTTGATCAGGTTGGAGATGGCGCGCTTGGTCAGCGGCTGGTTCATCTGATCGAACGGCAGACCCTCGGGCAGGATTTCCGCCAGCAGCGAACGGCCGACGGTGGTTTCCACCAGGCCCGTCAGAGCCTCCGTTTCGCCTTCACCCAGGTCGCGGTGGTAATCCATCCGAACCTTGACCTTGGCGTGCAGCTCCACCTGCTTGTTCTGGTATGCGCGGTGCACCTCGTCGATGTTGCTGAACACCATGCCCTCACCCGGCACGTTCACCAGCTCCCGGGTCATGTAGTACAGGCCCAGAACGACGTCCTGGGTCGGTACGATGATCGGGTCACCGTTCGCGGGCGAAAGGATGTTGTTGGTTGACATCATCAGCGCTCGCGCTTCGAGCTGTGCTTCCAGCGACAGCGGGACGTGCACCGCCATCTGGTCGCCGTCGAAGTCCGCGTTGAACGCGGTGCACACCAGCGGGTGCAGCTGAATCGCTTTACCTTCGATCAGCACCGGCTCAAAGGCCTGAATGCCCAGACGGTGCAGCGTCGGCGCCCGGTTCAGCAGAATCGGGTGCTCGCGGATCACCTCTTCCAGGATGTCCCAGACCTCAGCGCTCTCGCGCTCAACCAGCTTCTTGGCTGCCTTGATGGTGGTGGCCAGTCCGCGTCGCTGCAGCTTGGAGAAGATAAATGGCTTGAACAGCTCAAGCGCCATCTTCTTCGGAATACCACACTGGTGCAGACGCAGCGTCGGACCCACCACGATCACGGAACGACCGGAATAGTCCACCCGCTTGCCGAGCAGGTTCTGACGGAACCGGCCCTGCTTGCCTTTGATCATGTCGGCCAGCGACTTTAGCGGGCGCTTGTTGGTGCCGGTGATGGCCCGGCCGCGGCGGCCGTTGTCCAGCAGCGCGTCGACCGCTTCCTGCAGCATGCGCTTCTCGTTGCGCACGATGATGTCCGGCGCGTTGAGCTCCAGCAGACGCTTCAGGCGGTTGTTGCGGTTGATCACCCGGCGATACAGGTCGTTCAGGTCGGAGGTCGCAAAGCGGCCACCGTCCAGCGGCACCAGCGGACGCAGGTCCGGCGGCAGGACCGGCAGCACGGTCATGACCATGTTCTCTGGCCGGTTGCCGGAATCGAGGAACGCCTCAACCAGCTTGATGCGCTTGGACAGGCGCTTCAGCTTGGTCTCAGAATTCGTCGCGGCAATCTCTTCGCGCAGCTTCAGCAGCTCGCCGTTCAGGTCGATGTGCTTGAGCAATTCGTAGACCGCCTCGGCGCCCATGCGCGCGTCGAACTCGTCTCCGTACTCTTCCATCGCTTCCAGGTACTGCTCGTCGGTGAGGAGCGAACCGGTTTCCAGCGGCGTCATGCCGGGATCGATGACCACAAATGACTCGAAGTAGAGGATGCGCTCGATCTCGCGGAGCGTCATGTCCATCATCAGGCCGATGCGCGACGGCAGCGACTTGAGGAACCAGATGTGGGCGACGGGTGAGGCCAGCTCGATGTGGCCCATGCGCTCGCGGCGAACCTTGGTCAGGGTCACCTCGGTGCCGCACTTCTCGCACACCACGCCGCGATGCTTCATGCGCTTGTACTTGCCGCAGAGGCACTCGTAGTCTTTGACCGGGCCAAAGATTGCCGCGCAGAACAGGCCGTCACGTTCCGGTTTGAAGGTACGGTAGTTAATGGTTTCCGGCTTCTTCACCTCGCCGTAAGACCAGGACCGGATCATCTCCGGTGAAGCCAAACCAATCCGGATGGCTTCGAAGTCCACCGGCTGCCGCTGTTGATTGAACAGATTGAGAAGATCTTTCACT
This genomic stretch from Pseudomonadota bacterium harbors:
- the rpoC gene encoding DNA-directed RNA polymerase subunit beta' translates to MKDLLNLFNQQRQPVDFEAIRIGLASPEMIRSWSYGEVKKPETINYRTFKPERDGLFCAAIFGPVKDYECLCGKYKRMKHRGVVCEKCGTEVTLTKVRRERMGHIELASPVAHIWFLKSLPSRIGLMMDMTLREIERILYFESFVVIDPGMTPLETGSLLTDEQYLEAMEEYGDEFDARMGAEAVYELLKHIDLNGELLKLREEIAATNSETKLKRLSKRIKLVEAFLDSGNRPENMVMTVLPVLPPDLRPLVPLDGGRFATSDLNDLYRRVINRNNRLKRLLELNAPDIIVRNEKRMLQEAVDALLDNGRRGRAITGTNKRPLKSLADMIKGKQGRFRQNLLGKRVDYSGRSVIVVGPTLRLHQCGIPKKMALELFKPFIFSKLQRRGLATTIKAAKKLVERESAEVWDILEEVIREHPILLNRAPTLHRLGIQAFEPVLIEGKAIQLHPLVCTAFNADFDGDQMAVHVPLSLEAQLEARALMMSTNNILSPANGDPIIVPTQDVVLGLYYMTRELVNVPGEGMVFSNIDEVHRAYQNKQVELHAKVKVRMDYHRDLGEGETEALTGLVETTVGRSLLAEILPEGLPFDQMNQPLTKRAISNLINECYRRLGLKASVVFADRLMYTGFHYATKAGVSIGVVDLKVPEEKKKILDDADTEVVEIQEQYASGLVTSGERYNKVVDIWSRTNEQVAKAMMDHLGTDHVEDAEGNKVDQPSMNSIFIMADSGARGSAAQIRQLAGMRGLMAKPDGSIIETPITANFREGLNVLQYFISTHGARKGLADTALKTANSGYLTRRLVDVAQDVVVTEPDCKTEAGLTMTPIVEGGDVVEALADRVLGRVVAEDTWAPSQKDGEDPAVPRNTLLDEAWVKKLDEMGVDSIKVRSPITCETRFGVCAMCYGRDLARGHLVNLGESIGVIAAQSIGEPGTQLTMRTFHIGGAASSAAAVDHVAVKSNGSTRLHNLKFVQHNEGHLVAVSRSGEISVIDEQMREKERYKVPYGAVLSIKDGDDVTAGQTIANWDPHTHPIVTEVAGILKFTDFVDGVTVDEQVDDITGLQNFVVTDPKTRGSAGKDLRPLVTLVDKKGKELCLADTDLPAQYFLPAGAIISLQDGAEVGVGDVVARIPQASSKTRDITGGLPRVADLFEARKPKEQAVLAEATGIVSFGKDTKGKQRLVITDKDGDATEELIPKWRNILVFEGEHVEKGEVVVDGELNPHDILRLLGVEALADYLVKEIQDVYRLQGVKINDKHIEAIIRQMLRKVQILESGDTNMLRGEQLERNRVLDNNEKAEANDEAPARYERVLLGITKASLATESFISAASFQETTRVLTEASVRGTRDQLRGLKENVIVGRLIPAGTGLAYHEERRRKRRGISAELEEITGDIGAESSETTEETS